The nucleotide sequence AACTCACCATTCATCCTTCTGCTTCCCCCATGCCCCGCGTTGATGTTTCCCTCTATCTCGTCACCGACCGGCATCAAACCAACGGGCGTCCGCTGGTTCCGCTCATCGAGCAGGCCGTTGCCGGCGGGCTGCGCGTCGTCCAGCTGCGCGAGCGAGACCTCGATGCGCCTGCGCTCCTCACGCTTGCACGGGACGTGCAAGTGGCGATCAAGTCAAGCAAGGCCTTGCTGTTGATCAATGATCGCGTGGACGTGGCGCTGGCCTGCGGCGCCGCAGGTGTCCATTTGCGTTCGGACAGCCTGCCTGTGGGGGTGGCGCGAAAACTGCTGGGCGCGGCACGAATCATCGGCGTATCGACCCATTCGGTCGACGAGGCCGTACGAGCAGAAGCCGAGGGAGCGGACTTTGTCGTAGTCGGCCCGATTTATGACACGCCGTCGAAACGCGAGTATGGCGCGCCCCTTGGCGTGCAGTCATTGGAGGAGGCCGCACGCCGCTGCCGGATTCCGGTGTTGGCGATTGGTGGCATCACACCAGCGCGCTTGCCGGAAGTCAAACGCGCCGGCGCGAGCGGCGCAGCGGTCGTGTCATCCATTTTGTCCGCCTCCTCGATCGAAGCCGCGACCAAGCAATTCATCGCGTTGTGGGCAAGCCTCTAAGGCGAACCGGCGTTTCGGTTGACCGTCTCCGGGGTCGGTGTTAGTATTTTAGGGGCGTGATTTTAACAACAGTTCCACGGTGCGCGCTTGGGGAAATGATGCGGTGTCTGAGTGGAAGGGAAGCCCGGGCCGGCTCCATTCCCTCGGCGATTCCGTCAAGCACATCACCGAACGTCTGGTGGACAGGAACGCAGACATGATCAAGCGCGGCGACGATGCCAACCGGGAAGTTGAGAGGTTGCGCCTTCAGATTCAAACGATGGAGGAGGAGCTACGCCAACTTCCGCACTCCCGCTACCAGCTCGATCAGGCGACCAAGCACAACGAAAAACTCGCGGCCACCCTCCAGGAAGCCAAGGCGCAGATCCAGGCGCTCCGCACGGAAGTCGAGAAACTGACCGCCCCCCCCTCGACCTATGCCATCTTTTCCCGGTTGGAAGACGACACAACGGCCACGGTCTACGTCGCGGGTCGCAAAATGAAGGTCAACGTCCACCCCTCGATCAAGGCCAAAGATCTCCGCAAGGGGCAGGAGGTCATTCTTAATGAGGCTTTCAATGTTATTGAGGCACGGGGATTCGACGGGCAGGGCGAGGTCGTCCGCTTGAAGGATATGCTCGAGGGGGGGCGTGCGCTGGTCACGTTACATTTTGACGAGGAGAAGGTGGCGGACCTCGGCGAGCCCTTAGTGACCGAGCGGCTTAGCGTGGGCGACCACCTGCTCTACGATGTGCGCTCCGGCTACGTGATTGAGAAGCTCCCGAAATCCGAAGCCGAGGAACTGGTTCTCGAAGAGGTGCCGGATGTCAATTACGACCACATCGGCGGTCTCGCACAGGAGATCGAGCATGTGCGCGACGCGGTCGAGCTGCCGTTCCTGCATCCGGAACTGTTTGTCGAGCATCGCCTGAGCCCGCCGAAGGGCGTGCTACTCTACGGTCCGCCCGGCTGCGGCAAGACGATGATTGCCAAGGCGGTGGCCCATTCAATCGCCAAGCGGCTGGGCCATCTCAAGGGCAAGGAGGTCCGCAGCTTCTTCCTGCACGTCAAGGGGCCCGAGCTGCTGAACAAATATGTGGGCGAGTCTGAGCGCCAGGTCCGTGAGGTGTTTAAGAAGGCCAAGGAGAAGGCCGCCAGCGGCAACCCGGTGATCGTGTTCTTCGATGAAATGGACGCGTTGTTTCGCACGCGCGGCAGCGGCATCTCCTCCGACATCGAGTCCACCATCGTGCCGCAGTTCCTGTCCGAAATCGACGGCATGGAGCGGCTGCAGAACGTCATTGTCATCGGTGCCAGTAACCGGCAGGATCTCATCGACCCGGCGGTGCTGCGGCCGGGTCGATTGGATGTGAAGATCAAGATCTCACGTCCCGACTGCACCGCCGCGAAGGAAATTTTCGCGAAGTATGTCAGCGCAGACCTGCCGTTCTCCCACGATGAGCTGGGTCGTCACAACGGCGATCGCCGTGCACTGGTGGAGGCGTTGATTGCCTCAACGGTGGCATCCATGTACGCGACTTCTGACGAGAATAAGTTCCTCGAAGTCACCTACGCCAACGGTGAGAAGGAGACGCTCTATTTCAAAGATTTCGCCAGCGGCGCCCTGATCGAGGGTATCGCCGCGCGGGCCAAGAAATACGCAATCAAGCGCGCGATCGCGACAAACGAAAAGGGAATCAGGGCCGAGGATCTTTTGAAAGCAATCCGTGAAGAGTTCAAGGAGCACGAGGATCTGCCGAATACAACGAATCCGGATGACTGGGCCAAGATTGCTGGCAAGAAGGGCGAGAAGATCATCCATATCCGTACGGTCACGGCCGGCTCGACGGAATCCCGCCAGATCGAGACGATCACTACCGGACATTATTTCTAGGGGAGAGGATGCTGCAAAAAGCTCCTGGCGGCGTGCTCGCAT is from Nitrospira sp. and encodes:
- the thiE gene encoding thiamine phosphate synthase, which codes for MPRVDVSLYLVTDRHQTNGRPLVPLIEQAVAGGLRVVQLRERDLDAPALLTLARDVQVAIKSSKALLLINDRVDVALACGAAGVHLRSDSLPVGVARKLLGAARIIGVSTHSVDEAVRAEAEGADFVVVGPIYDTPSKREYGAPLGVQSLEEAARRCRIPVLAIGGITPARLPEVKRAGASGAAVVSSILSASSIEAATKQFIALWASL
- the arc gene encoding proteasome ATPase, which gives rise to MIKRGDDANREVERLRLQIQTMEEELRQLPHSRYQLDQATKHNEKLAATLQEAKAQIQALRTEVEKLTAPPSTYAIFSRLEDDTTATVYVAGRKMKVNVHPSIKAKDLRKGQEVILNEAFNVIEARGFDGQGEVVRLKDMLEGGRALVTLHFDEEKVADLGEPLVTERLSVGDHLLYDVRSGYVIEKLPKSEAEELVLEEVPDVNYDHIGGLAQEIEHVRDAVELPFLHPELFVEHRLSPPKGVLLYGPPGCGKTMIAKAVAHSIAKRLGHLKGKEVRSFFLHVKGPELLNKYVGESERQVREVFKKAKEKAASGNPVIVFFDEMDALFRTRGSGISSDIESTIVPQFLSEIDGMERLQNVIVIGASNRQDLIDPAVLRPGRLDVKIKISRPDCTAAKEIFAKYVSADLPFSHDELGRHNGDRRALVEALIASTVASMYATSDENKFLEVTYANGEKETLYFKDFASGALIEGIAARAKKYAIKRAIATNEKGIRAEDLLKAIREEFKEHEDLPNTTNPDDWAKIAGKKGEKIIHIRTVTAGSTESRQIETITTGHYF